The Gemmatimonadaceae bacterium DNA segment CAGGGCCTGCTGAAGATGGTCGGCAAGCGCCGTCGCCTGCTCGACTATCTCAAGCGGACCAATCTCGAAGGCTACCGCAAGATCATTGCGGATCTTGGCCTCCGCCATTAATCGGCTCTTCTGACGATGTCCCGCGCGCGGGTGCACTCTCGTGCCCGCGCGCGTTTTGTGTTCTCTAGAAAAAAGAAAAGGCAAAAGAAAGATGGAACGCATTGAACGCGATTTCGCCGGCCGGAAGCTCATTATCGAGACCGGCCGCATGGCAAAGCAGGCTTCAGGCTCTGCGGTAGTACAGTACGGCGACACGATGGTGCTGGCGGCAGTGACGGTGAGCGAGACGGAAAGCCCGCTCTCCTTCTTCCCCCTCCTCGTCGAATACAGGGACAAGGCCTACGCCGCGGGCAAGATCCCCGGCGGATTCATCAAGCGCGAAGGCCGTCCGCACGACTCCGAGATCGTCAAGGCGCGAATCATCGATCGCTCGATTCGCCCGCTCTTCCCCGAAGGATTCAAGAACGAGGTCCAGGTCTTCATCTACGTCATCTCCGCCGATCAGGAAAATGACGCCGATGTGCTCGCCCTCCTTGCCGCCTCGTACGCCATCAACTCGTCGAAAATCCCGTTCATGGGACCGATAGCCGCTGTCCGCGTCGGACGCGTGCAGGAGAACTGGATTCTCAATCCGACCTTCCAGCAGCTCCCGTACAGCGACATGGATATTGTCGTCGCCGGCTCACAGGACTCGATCATGATGGTCGAAGGCGGCGCGATCGAAATCAGCGAGGCCGATACGCTGGCAGCGCTGAACGTCGCGCAGGGCGGCATCCGCGAGCTCGTCGCGATTCAGGAGGAGATGCTCTCCCGCGGCCGCACCCCGAAAATGACGTGGACCAAAGCCGAGCCGGCCGAGGCGCTCGTCGCCCGCGTCAAGGCGCTCGCCGAGGGCAAGATCAACGAGGCCATCAACCAGCCCGACAAGCACGGCCGCATCGCCGCCGTCGAAGCGGTAAAGAAGGCGGTCGCAGCGGAGCTCCTCGTCGAGTTCCCCGACAACGGCAAGGACATCTCCACTCTCGTCGCCGACGCCGAGTACGACAGTCTTCGCGCCCAGGTGCTCGCCACCGGCAAGCGCGTGGACGGTCGCGGTCCCACCGAAGTCCGCACAATCACCATCGACACGCCGGTTCTGCCCCGCGCCCACGGCTCGGCGCTCTTCACGCGCGGACAGACGCAGGCGCTCGTCGCGGTGACGCTCGGTACGGCGCAGGATGTCCAGCGCCTCGACTCGATCGACGACAAGGGCGAGACGACGAAGTCGTTCATGCTCCACTACAACTTCCCGCCGTTCTCCACCGGTGAAGTCCGCCCGATGCGCGGCACCAGCCGCCGCGAGATCGGACACGGCAACCTCGCGGAGCGCGCGCTGCAGAGCGTCCTGCCGCCGTTCGAGGAGTTCCCGTACACCATCCGCATCGTCTCCGACGTGCTCGAGTCGAACGGATCGTCGTCAATGGCTTCGGTCTGCGGCGGCTCGCTCGCCCTGTTCGACGGTGGCGTTCCGATCCGCGGCGCTGTCGCCGGCGTGGCGATGGGCCTGATCAAGGAAGGGAAGAAGTATGCGATCCTCACCGATATCCTCGGTACCGAAGACCACCTCGGCGACATGGACTTCAAGGTCGCTGGAACCGAGAACGGGATCACGTCCATCCAGATGGACATCAAGGTTCAGGGCCTGTCGCTCGACATCATGAAGGAAGCGCTCGACCAGGCGCGCGAGGGACGTCTCCACATCCTTGGCGAAATGATGAAGGCGCTGCCCGCTCCGCGCTCCGACCTCTCGGCGTATGCACCGCGCATCGTGACGATCAACATCAACCCCGAGAAGATCGGTGAGCTGATCGGACCGAAGGGCAAGACCATCCGCGGCATCCAGGAAGAAACCGGGGCCGAGCTGACGGTTGACGATTCGGGTCTCGTGACGATCGCCGCTGTCGGCGGCGAGGCGATGGAGCGGGCACGCCAGATGGTTCAGGCGCTGACCGCCGAGCCGATCATCGGCGACACGTACGAAGGCACAGTCAAGAGCACGACCGCTTTCGGCGCGTTCGTCGAGATCATGCCGGGCACCGAAGGACTGGTCCACATCTCCGAGCTCAAGCACGGCCGCACTGAAAAGACCGAGGACGTCGTCAGCAAGGGCGATCGTGTGAAGGTCAAGCTGCTCGAGCGCGACGAGCGCGGACGCCTGCGTCTGTCCATGAAGGCACTGGTGCCGAAGCCCGAAGCCGGCGACGGCGGCTCACCGTTCGAAAGCTCCGAGTCGAGCGGTGCGTCTGGTGCGTCGAGCGGCGCGTCCGAGGAAAGCGAAGCCGGAAGCGAGACGGGCTCGGCCCGCGAGGAACGCCCTCGGCGTCCGCGCAGCCGTTCACCTCGTAGCGGCGGAGGTCGCACCCGGGAGTGAGTGCATTCGCGACGAAGGATGAAGCAGGACTTCGCCGCACCGTACTTTCCAACGGCCTGACCGTACTCTCGGAGCACATGCCGGGAGTGCGGTCGGTTGCTTTGGGGGCCTGGGTGCGCGCAGCGTCGCTGAACGAGACGCCGGAGGTGATGGGGGTCTCGCATATGCTCGAGCACATGGTCTTCAAGGGCACGCCGACACGTTCGGCGAAGGACCTGGCGCTTGCCCTCGAGACTCTGGGTGGATCGCTCGACGCATACACATCGCGCGAGCACACGGCCTATCAGGCGCGCGTGCTGGACGAGCATGTCGAGATCGCAGCGGAAGTGGTGGCCGATCTCATATTCCGGCCGCTGCTGAAGCAGTCCGACCTCGACCTCGAGCGAAAGGTCGTGCTCGAGGAGATCAATACGGTGGATGATACACCGGATGATCTCGTTTTCGAGCTGCATGGCTCCGAGCTGTGGGGCTCGCATCCGTACGGATATCCCATACTTGGGACGAGGGAGACTGTCACCTCGCTCACGCCCGGCGATCTCAGGTCCCTTCACGACCGTGCCTATCATCCGGGGAACATCGTCGTGGCGGCGTCGGGCAATATCGGGCACGACGAGTTGTTGAGGATCCTGAATGTCACGGGCTGGGCCGACATTCCGGCGCATTCGACGCGTCCGGCCGGTCCGCCGCCGCCGACGCCGCGGCCGCCGTCAATGCAGCACTTCGACCGCAACAGCGCCCAGACTCATATAGTGTTCGGCTCCGCGACCATACCTCACGGCGATCCGCGGCGGCATGCTCTCAGCCTGGTTGGGATGCTTCTGGGCGGAGGGATGAGCTCGCGGCTGTTCCAGAGGATCCGTGAGGATCTGGGGCTGGCCTACACCGTCTATTCCTTCCAGTCGTTCCACCGCGACTCCGGAAACCACGGCATCTACGTCGGTACCGCGCCCGATACGGCGGCCGAGGCGGCAGAGGCGATTCGCGCGGAGCTCCAGCTGGTATCCACGAAAGGCATTCCCGAAGACGAGCTGGCCGCTGGAAAAAGCCAGCTAAAGGGGCAGATTACACTGTCGCTCGAGAGTGTCTCTTCCCGGATGTACAGGGCCGCCGGTGTCGAGCTCTACAGCGAAGAGTATCGGACGCTGGATGAGCTGCTTGCGCTGATCGACGGAATAACCGTAAAGACAGTCATGAATGTATGCGGCGAGTTCTTCTCGCCGGATTCGCAGACAATTGTAAGTCTCGGGCCGCACGCGGCGTTCTGAGCGCGCGGCAATATTTCAAATTCAACACGAAATCAAGAAAATGAAGATTGGCGTTCCGAAGGAGATCAAGACGAATGAGAATCGCGTTGCGCTGGTTCCGGCAGGCGCCGAAGCTCTCGTCTCCGCAGGCCACAGCGTCGTTGTGCAGCAGGGAGCAGGAGAGGGAAGCGGGTTCACCGACAGGTACTACACGGACGCAGGCGCGAAGATCGCACCGGATGCTGCGATGGTGTGGGGCGACTCCGAGATGATCATGAAAGTGAAGGAACCGATCGCCCCGGAGTGGCCGATGATGAGAAAGGGCCAGACGATCTTCACGTATTTCCATTTCGCGGCCGACGAGAAGCTGACGAAGGCGCACATGGACAGCGGCGCGATCTGCATCGCGTACGAAACCGTCGAGCTTCCGACGCGCGAGCTTCCGCTGCTCACTCCGATGTCCGAGGTCGCAGGACGCATGGCGGTGCAGGAAGGCGCCAAGTATCTCGAGAAGCTCTACGGCGGACGCGGCGTTCTGCTTGGCGGCGTCCCTGGCGTTCCTCCCGGAAAGGTGGTGATTCTCGGCGGCGGCGTAGTTGGAATCAATGCGGCAAAGATGGCCGCCGGACTCGGCGCCAAGGTCACCGTTCTCGACCTCTCGCTCGAGCGTCTGCGGTACCTCTCCGACGTCATGCCGGCGAATGTGACGCTCATCTATTCCAATCGTCACAATATTCTGGAACAGATATCAACCGCGGACCTGGTCATCGGCGCTGTGCTGATACCGGGCGCGGTCGCTCCGCGCCTCATCCGCCGCGAGGACCTGAAGACAATGCAACCGGGATCCGTCATCGTGGACGTGGCCATTGACCAGGGCGGATGCGTCGAGACAATTCATGCGACCACGCATGAGAACCCCACGTATGTAGTTGACGGGGTGATCCATTACGGCGTCGCCAACATGCCTGGCGGCGTTTCACGCACATCCACGCTCGCACTCACCAACGCGACGTTCCCGTACGCGCTTCGCCTAGCCAATCTCGGCTGGAAGCGGGCGTGCACGGAAAGCCTTGCCCTCAGGAAGGGACTGAATGTCATCGAAGGCAACGTGGTCTATCCCGCAGTCGCCGAGGCATTCGGCTTGCCACTGAAAGACGTCGATTCTTTCCTGAACTAAGACAGAGACATCATGCGCTGGCCCTTCAAGGCAGGTTCACTGTTCCCCGCGAACACGATCGCAGTCGATCTCGGCACCGCGAACACGCTCATCTATGTGAAGGGCCAGGGAATCGTGCTGAATGAGCCCTCTGTCGTCGCTCTCGATCGTGAGACGAAGAAGATCAAGGGAGTCGGGCTCGAGGCCAAGCGCATGCTGGGTCGCACGCCTGAAAACGTGATCGCCATCCGTCCGATGAAGGATGGCGTCATCGCCGACTTCGACGTGACGGAGAAAATGCTGCGCTACTTCCTCGCGCTCATCATCGAAAACCACGTGTTCAAAATCAAGCCGCGCGTCATCGTCTGCGTACCATCGGGCATCACCGAGGTGGAGAGGCGCGCGGTGCGCGACTCCGCTCTCGGCGCTGGCGCCAAGGAAGTGTTTATGGTTGCCGAGCCGATGGCGGCGGCGATCGGCGTCGGTCTGCCGGTAGAGATGCCGACCGGCAACATGGTGATCGACATCGGCGGTGGCACGACCGAGATCGCGGTCATCGCGCTGTCGGGAATCGTGAGCGATACTTCCATCCGCACCGGCGGAGACGAGCTCGACATGGCGATTCTCCAGTCCATGAGAAAGAACTACAACCTGCTCATCGGCGAATCCACTGCCGAGCAGGTGAAGATCCAGATCGGATCGGCGTATCCGATCGGCGAGGAGCGCGAGATGGAAGTAAGGGGGCGCGACCTCGTGTCCGGAATTCCGAAGAGTGTGCGGATTCATTCCGCCGAGATCCGCGACGCTGTGCAGGAGCCGATTCAGCAGATCGTCGGCGCGGTGAGGCGCGCACTGGAAATCACGCCGCCTGAGCTCGCCGCCGATATCGTCGAGCGCGGCATCGTCATGACCGGCGGCGGGGCTTTGATCCGCGGTCTCGACGTCCTGCTTTCGCAGGAGACCGGTCTGCCGATCCACGTGGACGAAGATCCCCTGACCTGTGTGGTACGCGGCACCGGGCGCATCCTCGACGACGAGGAGAAGTACTGGTCCGTGCTCACCACCTGAGGAGCCAGGAGTGGCGCACGCAGTCCGGAGCAGCAATCGCCGTGACCTGATCGTACTCGTCGCCGCGGCGCTGCTGGCGCTGGTGGCACGCGGTCTTCCGCAGAACCTCCGCGACCCCGTTGCGAGCTCGATGCGAAGAACTTTCCTGGCGCCGCTCGTGATGCTGCAGGAGCGCGCCGAGGCGAGCAGGAGATCGCTGCTTCTCGACAACGAGCGGACCGCTATTCGCGACAGCGTCGCTTTGCGCGCGATGACCGTGGACGCGCTGGTGAGCGAGAACGACCGGTTGCGACAGATCATTGGACTCGGCGCGCGACTCAGGTGGGGCTTCGTTCCCGCTGAAGCGATTCACGGGCGCGGCGTGCGCGACGTGACCACGATGACCCTCACGGCGGGATCGAACGCCGGCGTGCGGCGTCTCAGTCCGGTGGTTTCGCCGGAAGGCGTCGTCGGGATGGTGTCCAACGTCGATCCGACGATGAGCGAGGCGCTGATCTGGACGCACCCGGACTTCCGCGTGAGCGCGATGTCGCAGGATGGCAGCGCGTTCGGGATCGTCCAGGCCCATGCGGCAAGCGCGACCACCGGATACCTCATGGAGCTCCGCGGGATTCCGTTCCGCAGCACACTCAAGCCGGGCGCCCTCGTCGTGAGCTCCGGGCTCGGCGGAGTGTGGCCTCGTGGCATTCCTATCGGGACAGTGCTTTCGGAGATCAGCACGGCTGAGGGGTGGGCGCGGACCTATCTGCTCAAGCCGGTTGTCTCTCCGGCGGATGTAGGCGCGGTGATGATTCTTCGCAACGACCGCGCCAGCAAGGGCTTCGAAAACGTGTGGAGCAGCGTCGCCGCGGCGGACGCCGCCGCACAGCGGATAGTGATTGCCGGCGATTCCGCAGCGAAGAGCGCGGCGCTGGCCGAAGCGGCCGCGAGGCGCGCGGCTCTCGACACGATGGCCCGCGACTCGACCGCGAGCGGTCAGATTCCCGGCGGACTGCCTCCCGAACTGATGCCCGATACTGTAACTCGCCAGCCGGTCGCGGCGCCGCCCATGGATTCGGCGGCAGCAGCGGCAGCCGCCGCGAGGCGTGAAGCAGCTCGGCGCGCGGTGGCACGCCGGGATTCGGCACGCCGGGATTCGGCGCGCCGGGACTCGATCGCTCGCGATTCGACCAAGCGGTCTCCAAGCCCCACCAGAGGCGACTGATGAATCTGGGCAGCATCGGCAAAGCTCTCGCGACGTTTCTGATCCTCGTGCTTCTGCATTACACGCTCCGCCCGCTGCTCGGATGGCGCGCCCCGATGGACTTTCTCGTGCTGGCGCTCCTGCTGTCGGCGATTCGGGTACGTCCCGCCGCGGGCGCGATCATCGGATTTGCTCTTGGTATAGTGTCCGACTCGCTGACGCCCGATGCGCTCGGCGCGGGGGCGGTCGCGATGACCATCGTCGGGTATCTCGCGTCGTGGCTCAAGGCCGTGTTCTTCGCCGAAAACCTCGCCCTCAACGCGTTCTTCTTCTTCCTCGGCAAGTGGGTTTTCGACCTGATCTATTTCAGCGTCGAGCAACGCCTTGGGGGTATCGAGCTCATCCAGCAGCTGCTGTTGTGGTCTCCTCTTTCGGCGGCTGCGACTTCGATCGCCGGCGTGC contains these protein-coding regions:
- a CDS encoding polyribonucleotide nucleotidyltransferase, with the protein product MERIERDFAGRKLIIETGRMAKQASGSAVVQYGDTMVLAAVTVSETESPLSFFPLLVEYRDKAYAAGKIPGGFIKREGRPHDSEIVKARIIDRSIRPLFPEGFKNEVQVFIYVISADQENDADVLALLAASYAINSSKIPFMGPIAAVRVGRVQENWILNPTFQQLPYSDMDIVVAGSQDSIMMVEGGAIEISEADTLAALNVAQGGIRELVAIQEEMLSRGRTPKMTWTKAEPAEALVARVKALAEGKINEAINQPDKHGRIAAVEAVKKAVAAELLVEFPDNGKDISTLVADAEYDSLRAQVLATGKRVDGRGPTEVRTITIDTPVLPRAHGSALFTRGQTQALVAVTLGTAQDVQRLDSIDDKGETTKSFMLHYNFPPFSTGEVRPMRGTSRREIGHGNLAERALQSVLPPFEEFPYTIRIVSDVLESNGSSSMASVCGGSLALFDGGVPIRGAVAGVAMGLIKEGKKYAILTDILGTEDHLGDMDFKVAGTENGITSIQMDIKVQGLSLDIMKEALDQAREGRLHILGEMMKALPAPRSDLSAYAPRIVTININPEKIGELIGPKGKTIRGIQEETGAELTVDDSGLVTIAAVGGEAMERARQMVQALTAEPIIGDTYEGTVKSTTAFGAFVEIMPGTEGLVHISELKHGRTEKTEDVVSKGDRVKVKLLERDERGRLRLSMKALVPKPEAGDGGSPFESSESSGASGASSGASEESEAGSETGSAREERPRRPRSRSPRSGGGRTRE
- the ald gene encoding alanine dehydrogenase, coding for MKIGVPKEIKTNENRVALVPAGAEALVSAGHSVVVQQGAGEGSGFTDRYYTDAGAKIAPDAAMVWGDSEMIMKVKEPIAPEWPMMRKGQTIFTYFHFAADEKLTKAHMDSGAICIAYETVELPTRELPLLTPMSEVAGRMAVQEGAKYLEKLYGGRGVLLGGVPGVPPGKVVILGGGVVGINAAKMAAGLGAKVTVLDLSLERLRYLSDVMPANVTLIYSNRHNILEQISTADLVIGAVLIPGAVAPRLIRREDLKTMQPGSVIVDVAIDQGGCVETIHATTHENPTYVVDGVIHYGVANMPGGVSRTSTLALTNATFPYALRLANLGWKRACTESLALRKGLNVIEGNVVYPAVAEAFGLPLKDVDSFLN
- a CDS encoding rod shape-determining protein, with protein sequence MRWPFKAGSLFPANTIAVDLGTANTLIYVKGQGIVLNEPSVVALDRETKKIKGVGLEAKRMLGRTPENVIAIRPMKDGVIADFDVTEKMLRYFLALIIENHVFKIKPRVIVCVPSGITEVERRAVRDSALGAGAKEVFMVAEPMAAAIGVGLPVEMPTGNMVIDIGGGTTEIAVIALSGIVSDTSIRTGGDELDMAILQSMRKNYNLLIGESTAEQVKIQIGSAYPIGEEREMEVRGRDLVSGIPKSVRIHSAEIRDAVQEPIQQIVGAVRRALEITPPELAADIVERGIVMTGGGALIRGLDVLLSQETGLPIHVDEDPLTCVVRGTGRILDDEEKYWSVLTT
- the mreD gene encoding rod shape-determining protein MreD produces the protein MNLGSIGKALATFLILVLLHYTLRPLLGWRAPMDFLVLALLLSAIRVRPAAGAIIGFALGIVSDSLTPDALGAGAVAMTIVGYLASWLKAVFFAENLALNAFFFFLGKWVFDLIYFSVEQRLGGIELIQQLLLWSPLSAAATSIAGVLLLFIMRPLLEPAKS
- the mreC gene encoding rod shape-determining protein MreC is translated as MAHAVRSSNRRDLIVLVAAALLALVARGLPQNLRDPVASSMRRTFLAPLVMLQERAEASRRSLLLDNERTAIRDSVALRAMTVDALVSENDRLRQIIGLGARLRWGFVPAEAIHGRGVRDVTTMTLTAGSNAGVRRLSPVVSPEGVVGMVSNVDPTMSEALIWTHPDFRVSAMSQDGSAFGIVQAHAASATTGYLMELRGIPFRSTLKPGALVVSSGLGGVWPRGIPIGTVLSEISTAEGWARTYLLKPVVSPADVGAVMILRNDRASKGFENVWSSVAAADAAAQRIVIAGDSAAKSAALAEAAARRAALDTMARDSTASGQIPGGLPPELMPDTVTRQPVAAPPMDSAAAAAAAARREAARRAVARRDSARRDSARRDSIARDSTKRSPSPTRGD
- a CDS encoding pitrilysin family protein; this encodes MSAFATKDEAGLRRTVLSNGLTVLSEHMPGVRSVALGAWVRAASLNETPEVMGVSHMLEHMVFKGTPTRSAKDLALALETLGGSLDAYTSREHTAYQARVLDEHVEIAAEVVADLIFRPLLKQSDLDLERKVVLEEINTVDDTPDDLVFELHGSELWGSHPYGYPILGTRETVTSLTPGDLRSLHDRAYHPGNIVVAASGNIGHDELLRILNVTGWADIPAHSTRPAGPPPPTPRPPSMQHFDRNSAQTHIVFGSATIPHGDPRRHALSLVGMLLGGGMSSRLFQRIREDLGLAYTVYSFQSFHRDSGNHGIYVGTAPDTAAEAAEAIRAELQLVSTKGIPEDELAAGKSQLKGQITLSLESVSSRMYRAAGVELYSEEYRTLDELLALIDGITVKTVMNVCGEFFSPDSQTIVSLGPHAAF